The Pagrus major chromosome 1, Pma_NU_1.0 genome includes the window AGGCGTCTTTTTCCAGTTCTGGTTAAACTTAGCATACAGCTTATTGTTCGTcttaagctaacattagctttccCCAAAGAGAAATATTATGTACCACAGACAAACGCTCAAGCACTCGGCAGGTCCCTGTTGTTAGTGGTCTTTTTTGTGATGACAACACCGACAACTTTATCCTAAGTAGGCCTAAGCATTAAATTGACTATCCTCCAGGCGAAGCTCCCTGACAAGCTGGTGGTACTCCTAATGATTTCTCACTATTTCTGAGGGTCTTATGTAAACACATTGTTCCCTGATGTGTCAATCGGGCTATTTTGGCAGCGTCTCACCCTCAATCGGAGCCAGATCGAGTGCCCTCCGCCATGTTTGTTCACTACATTTAGCCAGCTGAAATAAGAAAGTACAGATCTGCAAGCACAATTCTGGTAGGTGGTTTTCTAGCAACaataggaaagaaaaaaatttacCACATTGCTCTTTTtcgttttctttttgtttttaaatgtaacctGACCATTTACATCCAGAGCCAAGATATTGTAGACATGgacaatgtgaaaaatgttgtcaTTGAACACAATCCAGGGTTTGGTACAAAACAGCAAGCAAAGTGCGAATGTAGCTAGTGAGGGAAAATAACAATTATATAACCATGATGGTTCCCTGACATTAAGCcctttttttgttgcttaacCTGAACAATTTCTTAACCATCCTTCATTTTCCATTCTTTGCCTAATCCTAACCGTACTGTAGTTGTGATGCAAAGATATTGcaagaaagtgacaaaaatgtTATTGAACATGATCCAGAGTTTGATCAATATCAGACATGGAAGAGGCAAACGGCTGGTTGTTGATGTCACTGATGTAATTTGCAACTACTAGATGTCagttttgttgggtttttttaaagGGTTGTTTCAACACCAGCAATAAAGTGACATGGTTTTCATGGGGCACAATTGATCTGTTCATGGGCacaaacagtatttatttaacatgctatatatatacagtgttaTCAGCACCGTCATGGCTCTCTGCATCTGTGTCAGATACGTCTGCACGCATGAATGAGTCTTCCCATGCTCATGCATGATTAATGCCTCTTGCACATTGCATGCATGTTTGGAGCATATGCTTTACAGGCACGTCTGCCTCGCCGTGGTATTAGTCTTGTCTGTTATGCTTCTCGGTGAAGGCCTAGAAACGGTGCAGGTCCGTGATAATCCCTGCTCTGTGCAGTCATGTCATCTCCTATCACAACATGACCCTGCCTGGCCCTGAGGGCCTATTGTTGTGCCACAAAAATACTGGAGACCAATAAaccctcagctgctgctgctgctgctgctgctgctgcaaagcCCCGAGTTCACTGCAGCCAAACAGCTCCTCCCCTCAGATACCTGCAGGTTGTACTTTCATTTATAAGTTCTCCAtgttcctcctccttcttcttcttcttcttcttcttcttcgtcttcgtcctctttttcttcttcttcgtcttctccttctcctccttcttcttcttcttcttcttcttcttcttcttcttcttcttcttcttcttcttcttcttcttcttcttcttcttctctcctcctcctccttctcctcctcctccttcttcttcccttctcctccttcttcttcccttctcctcctccttcttcttcccttctcctctttcttcttcttcccttctcctcctccttcttcttcccttctcctccttcttcttcttcccttctcctccttcttcttcttcttcttcctcccttctcctcctgcttcttcttcttcttcttctcctcctgcttctccttcttttccttcttcttctcctccttctcctcctccttcttcttcttcttctcctcctcctcctcctcctactccttcttcttcttcttctcctcctcctcctcctcctcctcctcctcagaacTTTCAGAGAATGATACACAGATATTTTCATTTGACGAGAAGATGACTATCTAACCACAGAAACTTTCACATTCCTTTCTCTTCTGTTCTCATTTCTGCTTCCTTCATCATCACATTTGATTTCTTCCATTAATGACAGTAGATCACACGATGTCGAGAGCTCTACATactttttgggaaatatttCATATCAGCAGCTTCAACAATCTGTGAGATGTCGGGTGGTCGTGTGTTGCTCTGTGTCAAAgacttttttcatttaactgAGAATTCTGCCTCCGAGAACATGGAAGTCATTAAGGGCCATGGGTAAGAGGAGACCTTTGGGTTCCATGGGCAAATGAATGGCAATTAAAGCTAATTCAATTAAACCTTGTATTGCAtttcagagaggaaaaagaggcaTCCACAGTTTTTTATCCACTGTGTTTTCTCACGAGAATAAGGAACATGAGCTCTCGACCCAGGCGGTGTGGGAAGCCATTTTGGAGAGAACTACAAAGTGAGCCTGCACTGTGTCTTGAGCCGGTTCACCTCTTTAGGTGATTAATTTAGTCTAAGAGCAGCGATGTAAACACTTATGTGACCATTAGCTTGTCCTGTTCAGTCTCAAAGGTAAGTTCCACTAAACTGGACACAAGGTTTGCAAGACGATAATCTTGTTTAGTgtcttcatttttcacaatCAGAAGTCCAACTCAGCGGTAGAAAATCGcaatttgtatttattctatAGCTGAAAACGAGCTCTGTCAGCTCATGGTCCTGTTGATTAAATATGAAAGTTGTGTGGCTATACAAGCCTAACTCATTTGCTATAAAGTTTTCAGAATTTACttcttactgtcaacaaatcccatgaatgAAAATGGTCTGAAATGAAATCGTCTCTCAGTACTCGCAGTAGATACCTCAGTGATTTTCCTGAAACAGCTGTGCACCATAGTCTTTAGCCAACATTGTTtgggggactattttcagctgtgaatcaatacatttttggtGTGCTACCGAAGATTTAATTAGATTTAGCTCGATGGGGCtctggcacagaggaataagatatGTGAGGTTTTGACCACACATGCAACacttgttggttttggtctttttaatggatttgttgacaataagaaaattATAGACTCTGGTCATTTAAGAATAAGTCGCAGGTTTGATTGATACTTGAATGCTTTTGCTTTCTACGGTCAATTAAGTGTGTAGGCAGCCAAGTCTGAAATAAGTCGAGCAGAGCAGCCACTTCAATACAGGAGAcggctgttttgttttctgtcagccAGCTGTGACCTCCGTCGTTTCCTAACCTCAACCAACTTAAATTTATTGTAACCTAAACTATGATTTTTCACTAAATCTAGCTAAAACTTGtatgaaatatgtaagaatttgagtttaaaaattgacttaaaaataatcaacagaacgTGATGATGCTCGACCTCCCTCGTGCTCATCTCCTACTTAACAGCTCTCCTGTCATCCCTTGAGCTTGCCTTGGCTCTGGTcggagctgctgtaaatcattGATGCTGTATTACCTGTCATCAAACTGGCCTCCATCAGTCTCAGATGCTGTGGTCCGAGATCCCAGGCCGCGCAGGGTTAGCTTAAAAGACCATTAGCTCTATGGCTAATCAAGCTTTAGCTATCTATCTAGCAAACGGCAGCTGTAGTTGGCAGTCGTTGGTGGTTATTTTGGTCTATGAACTGACAGATGGCACTTTCTTACGCATTACACCTTGAACCATAGCATAGTTATTTATCGTCGTAGATGCCATTGGACAAACGGCAAACAGAAATTGTTCATTCTCATTCCCTGGTTGCCAAAttctgacactttgggttggtaggtCGGGCCAACCACTAACCCAAAGTGCCAGTATCTGatgagctgggaatgagactcaacaattcAACTACCTTACATATtgcattttttgtttctgaGGACTTGTGGATTCCAAGGATTCCCTGAGACTGGATCCAAGAAGAGACACAAGGACATAAAACTCCAGTCCAGAATCTCCCTCCTTTACAGATTAGAAATGCATTCTGGAAAACGACCACAGATCTGTGTTATGAATTAACGCCAAAAGGTTTAGTGGGTTGGTAAATGATTTTAAACACTCAGATTCTCTGGGATATCCAGGCCAGAATTTGCTCCTCCAATGCATCAACGTCCAAAAGACATAAACCATGCTTTTAGTGTGCGAGCAGCTGTAGTAAACAtttctccctctatctctttctgcctcttATGTATTACACAGGTATGTCAGCATTGATAGGAAGATATATTGCAGCACAAATGGGTTGCATGTGCACTTCATGACTGTAATATGGTAAGTTAGGCACTACAGAagtccacatgcacacacacactgaggcaggGGGTTTAAGAGGCTTGCAGGGTCCGTTTAAACCATTATCAAGTCCAACAATCTGTCTGCAGTTGGATTTCACCCCATtcactctttcctctcctctcttttctccgcTCACTCTATCCACCCACCTCCAGCAAAGGGCCTGACTGCTTTCATTACAACCAGATTGTTCAAATAAATCAAGCCTCTCCCCGCTCCCCTgccttcttttttctctccgcgtctctttcttttctctcagcaCCCTGCAGCAGTCCATGGAAGAAGGTCTTTTAATGAGAAGCACATTTCGGGGGCTAATGAGGGTGATGGGCTGTGAAGTTGGAGGTTTGTTCGACTCTTTGTGGCCCCGGTGTACGTTGTGTATGTATAGACTGCCGATATTGAAGGCTTGTTGGTTCAATCCAGTTAGAAAACGTAGATTTTAGAAACTGAAAGCTACCTTCAACCACAGGGAGTACCTGgcatgtttttaaatggttaTCCtgtataaccctaaccctaattgagGGACTACGGTACACTGCCCCTGTGGAAACTCTAGTTTCAATTATAAACTGCACTGAACATTTTGGTACGTTTGTCAGTGCTCGGATGggaaattgttgttttggaGCAACATGCATTTAGCCCTGATCCAGCGTTATCAGATCCCCATCGGTAGTTGTACATATTGTCTCTCTAGTATTACAGAACTTTAGAGGAGATACGTGATATCTATGTGATGCAGTGTTTTCCTCAAGGTTTATTGGGCAGTAGAGAACCGTGGGAACGAAAAGTTCCACTCATTCGCCTTCTCAGAGTAAACCAAGAGTATTTCTTTGATTTTCACTGTGAAATATCGTGATACTTTATTAGGTCTTATATTgacttttataaaaatgtttgctGAATCCTAAAGAAAGAGGTCTCCACTTCCTTACTGCCACAGTTATGTATGCCATCTGACACACCCTTTAAAAGAGCTTCTGTTTcagccaacacacacaacaacaaccaaacaaaaatgtttaccCCCCTAGTAATCTTCTGTGGAATTCGCCACGATAATCTAGAAAACCCACACTGCGAGCCACAGTGGCTGCTGTCGGTCTTGCAGCTCCTTAAAGGAATCCCCgccattttaatgtgtttttcattagaAACCGAAAGGCTGTAATCTGCTCTGTGAATATATAATTTGTGTTCCTGTATCGACTTTCTGGGTATGTTCAACTGTGACTGCTTCAGGCCTCAGTATagagttgtgtttttattcatgtcCTCTGGAGGCATTTATTCTGGGTCGATCTTATTGAAGCCAGCTGAGCAACTCACTCCCTTTAAATCTAGTTATATCTGAGGAggcttcattaaaaaaaatctccactctttttaaatgtgtccaAATGCAATACAAACAGCACTGTGCTATTTCTGATGTCATCGTACCATTGTCCCCCTCGTGTCAATTGTGGTTTGCATTGTGAGACAATCATGTCAATCAATATCACCCCAAAAAATCAAGTGATTTACCAACAGACGGGTGCAGTTTTACCTATACTTCATCCACTTTTCACTCCCCAagcgtcaaatacagcagcctggtcagctGCCCCACgcttctaagtttgacgctGCACATGATACATTCATCCTTAAGAAGAATTTGCCATATTTGATGAAATGGGATTGAGACACCTTGACATACCGTGGTCCGGCTGCTGCTTGGTGGTGGTTGGTTTTGGCTCGTCCGTTTTCAAGCAGGAAACAATGGCGTCCTGTTCGTAAACGTTCTTATATTGCGGCTGAACAGCACAATGCGATATGTTTCTGAAAGCTTTTGAGGTGGGAAAAAGGCAACACAGTAACAAAATCTTGGTTCACATTTGATCAGCGCTGCCCTAATGTGACGGAAAACAAGGGAGGAGCTCTGGGTGTTGGCAACATGGAGGGAAGTTTAACAATCATAAAACTGGTTGAAAAGTGGCAAAGTTTCCTTTTCATAATATATTAGCAGCATGCCATTTGGGTGCATCCTTGCAGAGCCCTGGCATTTGTACTTGCTGGCTCACTTTCATACCTTAAAGGGGCACATTAATGAGATTTAGCCATAATAACATTAGTTATACTTGTTCTTTTTGTGCTTCGACAAATCAGAATCCCCGTTTAATAAATTCTTCCCAGGCAGGTCTATCTATCAGAAACATGTGTGGCAGCTGACATATCTGAACAGTGAAGTCACTATTGTTTCTATTGGTTTGCCATGGATACCGATGACTGACACAAAACTGAGCCAGGACTGTACATTTTTCGTACGTATGAAGTAATGATCTAAACATTCACCTGGTGGTAAAGATTTTCCAAATGCATCACAGCGAGTTTGAACTTTTATCCCGTTGCACTGTTTTCATTGCAATTTACTGTGGATAAAAAACATGCTGACTCAACAAGAAAACAGCCAATAGCAAAAAGTCAGAGCCATGTAACGTCAGTCACTTGGATACCGTGTATTGTTTCGTAATATTTTCCACTGGCATCTGTTCTTGGCAATTAGCGGAAAAATTCAGAAATTGACCTCCATCCACAAACCAACACAACGTCAGAAAGCAATCACGCTGTGGTTGAGGTTAATTGTGTGCATGAGTGTAATGAAGTATTGAGAGATACAAGCTGTGTGTAATCAGCTTCTGTTGTTAGTGGAAATCCTTTCTCAGGTTTTGTGTTTAGCTTCGCTCTATGACAACACCCCTGTACATTCACATCTGACTAACAGAACTGAAATGGGCCCAAATTCCTCAAATCCAGAAGGAAGAGGAAACGTCATACAGGAATTTGGTGGAATCAAATAATATTTACTGATTAACTTAATGTAAAtatgcatacatttttttattatttcaaggTAATTAAACGTAATATTTCTAGCTTTTTTCTGAATTGTAATGATGAGTTGtatgaatatactgtacagaTTACAAGACATTTCTAAAGAAACTTAATAAGCATGTTggcagacttcccagcatgcattgtttctACTGTGACCCTTATTTTTCAGTagtttaaagaaaatatatgtgaCGGAAACTTGCTGTGAGTCTAATATATTTAAGGATTaagttattgttgtttgttttcagctttgaaATTCCAGTTGAAGGAAAGTGAAATATTGTGTTGACTCAGCTAGAGAAAATTAATCCAGCTGTACTTAAATCCTTTAGTTTACATAACTTAATCACATCAGTTCCTGTAGAATCAAGTTTGCATCACAAAATTACCTCAACTTGTCTTCTCAAATTCAGTTAGTCAGTCAGTTTTTACAGtgcacataaacataaacattacagCACTGGTGAGTTAAATCACGAAGACAACACCATTCTTGAtgagacacaaaaaaatcacaggCATTTTAACAATAAGTCTTTTTAATACTGTTCTTTTTCTCAGCATTGCTTTTCTGGCAATCACGTACGCAAAATTCGACATAACtgacaaacataaaacatcaaGAAATAAAGACAAGTTGTTCCCTAAATAAACAGGGAAAGTTCAGTAAAAAGCATGTTGAAAATATTTCAAAGATTTCCTGCTCCTCTCACTGTCCAAAGCAATACAGAGTCTCCCAGTTGATACTGTATATTGATGGAGAGCAGATAAAtgagcatctgtctctgtgtttgtactGGAATACTGACAGAATGAAGAAAGTAGTGAAGCCAAAGAACGGTAAGTTGATTTTGGACAGTGGCTGGAGTGTAGTGCATGGACTCAATTATAAAGCAGGCAAGCGTACTGTAGAAGTCGAAGCaaacgcacgcacacgcacacacacacacacacacacacacaccttccaaGCATTCGGCCGTTATTAACCAAGAACTGAggcaggtcttttttttttatcctgacTAAAttgattacattacatttcacgtttcttcatttttagttttcaaTATAAGGCGATGTCTTGTGAGGCGAAATAGAGGCCCTTTTGTTCTTGAGCATGTAACACGACACTGCAAGATGTCAGCGAGGCTCTGCACCAGTGTCGCTAAGGCACGTCTCTGTAAACCTATTTATACTTTGCAATTTAAGATTCTTTCTCATGAAAGGAAAAGGCATAAAAAAGAACAGTAACACTAAAAGCTTGTGACATTCTCAGCCCCAGACaggaaaaaagagaacaaaTACATCAGAACGGTGCACTTAGCTTGTACATTTCACAGTCTGGTTGGCTGTAAACAAGCAAAACAGCTtccaaacacacaagcaaatgATCCTTGTTGACCAAAAACACACTGGATGGTTAGAGTGGAGGCACAGAGAGCCAGCGAGAGGATGTGAGAGTACAAAAAAGCTACAGGGGGACAGCGTCTAGACCATATCTCAGAAACGATACGGTCAGCAGGGCCAAGAGGAAActggtgcctaaacctcaccGACACTCACAGCAAATTGCCTTTAAGCTCTTTGAACTTTCTTTTCTCGGCACGCGTGTGCTGCTTTATAGGAGTGGGTTCTGCGGCAAAAAAGCCTTTGAACACAGTTTTGGGAGCTTTGGCGGTCAAAACAGTCTGAGGCTTATCCTTATGTAGCGTTGGTAGACCTGGCACAGAGAATAAAGTGTCTGACACTGAACAGTTACATTCACTTGGTGAGTTCCTCAGATATATTTTGGTGAACGTCATACAATAGCAATCTGTAGATAAcgtaactaattacatttttgagaGATATTTGATTTACTGTTGGTTGCTTTTTAGTGCTGGTCTCAAGAGCATAAGCTGGTATATACTTCGGCACTCACTGCAAATATAGCTCTGGAGAGTTTGCAGAAAATTATAGAATCCATGATGACTTAAGCAGAGTTGTTTCAAGGGAGAACAATAAATGTTTCAACTCACAGCAACAGCAATACTGAATGGACATCAACAGCAGAAAGcgcaataaaaatacaaaaaaaaaacacatgacaaataaacagaatatCATGATATAAGCGTGACAAAAACAGCCTTCCCGTCACGGCACAGAACAATGCAGGCAAAGTCCGTTCTAAATGGCTCTTCATTCAGTCCATTTATCTTTCACAGCAAATGTATTTCCCACAGAGCCAAAAGCTTTTGGATGTGTGGACAGAATTATGGTAGATCTGTTGACACGCCAGAATCCAAATCCACATGTGAAGATACTTGGGAGTTTTGTTTCAGGTTAGATCATGTCAACAGCAAAATATGGAGTTTAGACAGCTTTTATGGTCATCAACCTACtttgcaaaatatgtttttcaaagTTTTGTTTCATTGCATTTTTTGATGCGATCATCAGTCTTGTGGCAGTTCATGACTGGGACACtgtaaaggaaaagaaatatttcttttcagtgcaagttcttttttttttataatcccCACGGAGCAGTCGTAGTTGGTCGAAAACCTATTTTGTACCAGCACGTGTGTTCGAGCCATCACACATCTGCATAACTGTTTTCACCTCCGTCACTTCCTCCAGTTCATGAGCCCAAACGTCGGGGCATTGTTCTCCATACTGTATCTCCCAAATCCAGCAACAGGATTACAGCTCATTAATCTAGTGTCTTTCATAtgaacaaagaaattaaacgAGCCATTGGTTACAGTTGTGTCAATGCAAAAAGGCACTTCCGTTTTCAGTCTGCTACTAAGACCCTTCTAGTCGATTGCACTTAGTTaaatcacttggttaggtttcacCATCCGGATCATTGTCCCACAGTGGTTTAGCATATTTCCAATATGCTGTAATCTTAAATTCATCATTCAGTATCTCTAAAATGGTCCAGTCTGTAGTGTTATCATTTGGACAGCAAAGGATAGTAAGTGCCAGTTTTCAAATTGTGGATATCTGAAACTGGAATGAAGATGAGATTTTTAGGCACTAAGTGAGCCAAAGTGGGACCTCACAAGTCTCTCACTGCAAAATCTTTccaagtgtttgtgttttattgcatttttagAAATATGATGGCTTTAGGGATGCCAGATTGTTATTTGATGGGCAGTGTCCTTGCATCAAGGGTACTTCATAGTCCAAACCCCCATTTTGCTGCAATAATGGAGGAGGCTGTGGAGTGTGACAGCGGTCAATCTCAGGCTGTTTGTGGGGCAGTGTACCATTCCCCCCATTCTCCAGACAGGCCTTTATCCCCTCCAGTTCCATGGGATCAGGATCAGCTGGACCCAGTTCCAGCTCCATCCCTGCCTTGGCCTGCCTCCTCTTCCGCACACAGATGATTGTCCCAGCCACCACAGCCAACCCCAGCACCAGTGCCAGGGCAGCCAGGGCAGGGATGAGTGTGTATGTCAGTGGGCTCTGTGTCTCCACCCTGGACTCTGAATTTATCACTGAAACCCCTTCGGTGCGAGCCTCTGTACAAGACCTTGATTCTACAGAGCTGTTGACCCTAGAGTTGATTCTCTCACCCAGGGGACTGGCGCAGACTGAGTAGGTACAGTTGGGTTTCAAACCACGCAAAGTGTACTCAGGGTAGGAGGCCGGTACACTCAGGATAATGGGACGGCGATCGGGCCCTGAGAGGTTACGGTAGGTCAACCTGATTCCACGAATGTGTGGCCGTGTCTCGATGAAGCGGTGCAGGTCAAGAAGGATAGATGTGGAGGTCACATGCCGTGAGCTGATAGCATCAAGTTCAGCGGGCGTCATAGGGGCAACTTCTGTTGTTGAAGGTTTTGGTGGTTCTGGGACCTCATCCACATTTTCACAGTAGAGGCCAGAGGTTCGTGGAGGACACAGGCAGCCGAGTTCACCCAATGGGTCAAAATTACATGTGCCCCCATTAAGGCAGATGTTTGGTGGGCAGATGTGTGGCTCGTACTCCCCGCTGGTGGAGCTAGGGGAGACTGGAGGTTCTGGTGGAAGGGGGTAGGGGGTTTTAGAGGAGAAGGTTTCCTCACtgggtggagaaggaggaggaatagCGTTGGTGTGGGTGGTTTCTGGGGATGTGGTTGGCAGCTGTGGAACAGGGGTACTTCCAATGGGGGAGCCAGTCAGCACTGTTGTGGTAGGTGGACACCCAAAATCCTTGTGCTCCAGTGCTGAAAGCTTCTTCCCAGCATTAACTAGAGGGAAGTGACATCTGGTTTCCTCAGGCCTCCCAAGATCCACTTCCTTGTCTTTTAGCCAGACTGGGAACCAGGCTAATGGACACAAGCAGTTAAATGGGTTctcagctgctgtcagactgacCAACCTAGGGAACGTCTCGAAGAAACTCTGGGGAAAACCCTGGAGATTTAGTCCACTAAGATCCAATTCTTGAAGTCCAGTCAGTTTCTGGAAGTCCTCCGCCCTGAGCTCGCCCAATGGGTTGGCAGCCAGACTGAGCTTGATCAGCCCCTTGAGGGAGTCCTGCTTTAGGGCTTGGGGAACCTGAGTTAACTGGTTGGAGGAGATGTCGAGCTCGTGGAGATTCCCCAAAGAGGCTATGAGATCCTCATCCACAGAGGTAAGCCCCAGAGCGGCCACCTTAAGGGCCTCCAGGTGGGGAGTCTGGAGATCTGAGGGTCCCAGGGCTGGGATGTTGTTGTGACTGAGGTCAAGAAGCAAAAGCTTTGGGAAATTAAGGGACGGCAGAGAGGTGAGCTGGTTCCCCTGAAGCTTGAGCTCCAGTAACATCTCTAAACCTTCAAAAGCTTCCGGATGGATGCTCTGAATGCTGTTTGCATGGAGATACAGCCTTTCCAACTGGACCAACCCAGAAAAGCTGTCTTTGGAAATGTGGGTAATGGGGTTAGAGGACAGGTCTAAGTTCTTCAGCTTGGACAGCATCTCAAACACACCGTCTGGAATCTCCGTCAGCTCATTCTGGCTCAGATCTAGCAACTGCAACTCTCCTAGGCCTTTGAAGTCATCTTGGGACAAAGTGTCAATGCCATTCTGGAAGATGTAGAGGTTTTTGGTGCTGGGGACACGGGGCACAGTGTTGGAGCGTCGCTGAATGCAGAATATGGATTCTGGGACCTGGCAGGTACAGTCTGCTGGGCAGTCAGAGGATAACACCAGGCcagatgagaggaagaggagcaggatgTAAGGCAGCATGGTGACTCTGAAAGACataaaagaaatagaaaatggtTGGTATTACAAGTGGGTTTTACAGTAAGAAACATGAGACATAAAATAGACTGTAAAGACTCATTACAGAGAAATTAAGTTCTGTAAGAAGTATTTTTCTCAATCTAATTACTAAAGCCTAATTCTATTTgctcata containing:
- the LOC141006470 gene encoding vasorin-like, coding for MLPYILLLFLSSGLVLSSDCPADCTCQVPESIFCIQRRSNTVPRVPSTKNLYIFQNGIDTLSQDDFKGLGELQLLDLSQNELTEIPDGVFEMLSKLKNLDLSSNPITHISKDSFSGLVQLERLYLHANSIQSIHPEAFEGLEMLLELKLQGNQLTSLPSLNFPKLLLLDLSHNNIPALGPSDLQTPHLEALKVAALGLTSVDEDLIASLGNLHELDISSNQLTQVPQALKQDSLKGLIKLSLAANPLGELRAEDFQKLTGLQELDLSGLNLQGFPQSFFETFPRLVSLTAAENPFNCLCPLAWFPVWLKDKEVDLGRPEETRCHFPLVNAGKKLSALEHKDFGCPPTTTVLTGSPIGSTPVPQLPTTSPETTHTNAIPPPSPPSEETFSSKTPYPLPPEPPVSPSSTSGEYEPHICPPNICLNGGTCNFDPLGELGCLCPPRTSGLYCENVDEVPEPPKPSTTEVAPMTPAELDAISSRHVTSTSILLDLHRFIETRPHIRGIRLTYRNLSGPDRRPIILSVPASYPEYTLRGLKPNCTYSVCASPLGERINSRVNSSVESRSCTEARTEGVSVINSESRVETQSPLTYTLIPALAALALVLGLAVVAGTIICVRKRRQAKAGMELELGPADPDPMELEGIKACLENGGNGTLPHKQPEIDRCHTPQPPPLLQQNGGLDYEVPLMQGHCPSNNNLASLKPSYF